CCTCCACCTCGCCAGCGGTGGGTACGCGGTGACGCTGCCGCACACCGGCGACGACCGGTTGGAGAACCTCGACCACGCGCTCGTCGAGCGGTTGCTGCTGCGTGAGGCGTTGGGCCTCGACCCGGGCGACAAGCGGATCACGTACGTGGGCGGCGACTACCCGGCGAGCTGGCTCACCGGCGAGGTCGACGCCGGCCGGGCCGAGCTGGCCGTGCTGGTGGCGCCGGTGACCGTGGACGACTTCGTCGCGGTCAACCTGGCCCGGGAGAAGATGCCGCGTAAGAGCACCTGGTTCACCCCGAAGGCACGGGCCGGCCTGGTGGTGGCCGAGATCCCCCGTTGATCGGCGTGTGACGAATCCGCCTCCGGGCCGCTGCCCGGGCACCGGCTCGGAGGCGGGCCTGTCAGACTGCGCGGTATGCGCGTCTACCTGGGATCCGACCACGCCGGTTTCGAGCTGAAGGTGCACCTGGCCAATCACCTGGCCAAACAGGGCTACGAGGTGGTGGACGTGGGTCCGCGCACCTTCGACCCGGACGACGACTACCCGGCGTTCTGCCTGCACACCGGCGATCGGGTGGTCGGCGATCCGGGCAGCCTCGGCGTGGTGATCGGCGGTTCCGGCAACGGCGAGCAGATCGCCGCGAACAAGGTGGCCGGGGTCCGGGCGGCGCTGGCCTGGAACGTCGACACCGCGCAGCTCTCCCGGGAGCACAACGACGCCAACGTCATCGCGATCGGGGCGCGGCAGCACACGCTCGACGAGGCCACCGCCCTGGTCGAGGCGTTCCTGACCACCGCGTTCTCCGGCAACCCCCGGCACAGTCGGCGGATCGCCCAGGTGGCCGACTACGAGAAGAGCCGCCGGCTGCCCGAGTTGCCCGCCTGACGGGTCGCGTCCGGGGCGGCGCGTCGGTCAGCGTCCGCTGCGGGGCAGT
The genomic region above belongs to Micromonospora sp. WMMD1128 and contains:
- a CDS encoding ribose-5-phosphate isomerase; protein product: MRVYLGSDHAGFELKVHLANHLAKQGYEVVDVGPRTFDPDDDYPAFCLHTGDRVVGDPGSLGVVIGGSGNGEQIAANKVAGVRAALAWNVDTAQLSREHNDANVIAIGARQHTLDEATALVEAFLTTAFSGNPRHSRRIAQVADYEKSRRLPELPA